A part of Methanohalobium evestigatum Z-7303 genomic DNA contains:
- the gyrA gene encoding DNA gyrase subunit A yields MAENDNYNDDNSGEIDVQETDTGEDISPVLIEEEMKKSYIDYAMSVIVGRALPDARDGLKPVHRRILYSMKEAGITYDKPYKKSARVVGDVLGKFHPHGDMAVYDSLVRMVQEFSMRYPLVDGQGNFGSIDGDSAAAMRYTEVRMEKISEEMLVDIDKETVPFQPNYDGALTEPTVLPAKLPNLIVNGSTGIAVGMATNIPPHNLKEVADGLLMMIDNPDVSIPELRTAIKGPDFPTAGTILGTEGIKSAYETGRGRIKIRSVADIEEMKNDKHRIVVSELPYQVNKANLIESIASLVRDKKIQGISDLRDESDREGIRIVIELARNTNPNVILNQLYKHTQLQVTYGIINLALVDGVPKVLNLYELLQIYLNHRMDVIQKRSQYQLRKAEERAHILDGLKICLGNLDEVISFIRNSKTTPEAKEGLIEKFQLDEAQAKAILDMRLQNLTAIEQDKIESEYNELVEKIADLKEIIASDSRKYNIIKDELTELKENYADERRTDIQSSDEELSEEDLIPEEDVLITITNSGYIKRLPVTTYSKQHRGGRGVAGINVKDDDFVEDVFVASTRDYLLLFTNKGRVNCKKVYEIPQGSKQSRGKALVNLFELENDEAVSSMITVKEFSDDWNLLMATKYGTVKKTPLSSFKTRKKSGLIAINLNENDELVNVILTDGQNDIILVSSTGKAIRFAETNVRPMGRAAQGVRGIRLNPDDRIISMDTISDDENAKLLTITQNGYGKRTKFEEYRRMNRGGRGVTTIQMTPRNGPVVNVKTVRDDDDIVVTSYQGLVIRIPVKDIRVQGRNTQGVKIMNMRENDKVIGVARIKKDDDN; encoded by the coding sequence ATGGCAGAAAACGATAATTATAACGATGACAACTCAGGAGAAATTGATGTTCAGGAAACTGATACCGGTGAAGACATCAGTCCCGTGTTAATCGAAGAGGAGATGAAAAAATCATACATCGATTATGCGATGAGTGTTATAGTAGGCAGGGCACTTCCTGATGCTCGTGACGGGTTAAAACCGGTTCACAGGCGTATCCTGTATTCCATGAAAGAAGCCGGAATTACCTATGACAAGCCGTACAAAAAGTCCGCACGTGTTGTTGGTGATGTGCTTGGTAAGTTCCACCCTCATGGTGATATGGCTGTCTACGACTCGCTTGTAAGAATGGTACAAGAATTCTCCATGCGCTACCCTTTGGTAGATGGTCAGGGTAATTTCGGTTCTATAGATGGTGATTCAGCAGCAGCAATGCGTTATACAGAAGTTCGCATGGAGAAAATTTCTGAAGAAATGCTTGTTGATATTGATAAGGAAACTGTACCGTTCCAGCCCAACTATGACGGAGCATTGACAGAACCCACTGTTCTTCCAGCCAAACTTCCAAACCTTATTGTCAATGGTTCTACAGGTATAGCAGTCGGAATGGCGACCAATATACCGCCTCATAATTTGAAAGAGGTAGCAGACGGATTATTGATGATGATTGACAATCCCGATGTATCAATACCAGAACTCAGAACTGCGATAAAAGGACCCGATTTCCCGACAGCAGGAACAATTCTTGGTACAGAAGGTATCAAATCCGCCTATGAAACCGGACGTGGTCGTATCAAAATACGCTCGGTTGCAGATATCGAGGAAATGAAAAACGACAAACATAGAATTGTTGTATCTGAATTACCCTACCAGGTTAACAAAGCAAACCTTATTGAAAGCATCGCATCCCTTGTAAGGGACAAAAAGATACAGGGTATTTCAGATCTTAGAGACGAATCCGACAGAGAAGGTATCCGAATTGTCATAGAACTGGCACGCAATACCAATCCGAATGTTATCCTCAATCAGTTATACAAACACACCCAGCTTCAGGTAACCTATGGTATCATCAATCTTGCACTGGTCGATGGTGTTCCCAAAGTACTGAACCTGTATGAGCTTCTGCAGATTTATCTTAATCACAGGATGGATGTTATCCAGAAACGCAGTCAATATCAGTTAAGAAAAGCAGAAGAAAGAGCCCATATCCTTGACGGATTAAAAATATGTCTTGGCAACCTTGATGAAGTTATATCATTCATTCGAAATTCAAAAACAACCCCTGAAGCAAAAGAAGGGTTGATAGAAAAATTCCAGCTTGATGAAGCACAGGCAAAAGCAATCCTTGATATGCGGTTGCAAAATTTAACCGCTATAGAGCAGGATAAAATCGAAAGTGAATATAACGAGCTGGTTGAAAAAATTGCTGACCTGAAAGAAATAATAGCAAGCGATTCCAGAAAATACAATATAATAAAAGATGAACTAACCGAACTGAAAGAAAACTATGCAGATGAAAGGCGTACTGATATACAATCATCAGATGAGGAACTCAGTGAAGAAGACCTCATACCAGAAGAAGATGTATTGATAACAATTACCAATAGTGGCTACATTAAACGTCTGCCTGTTACCACCTACTCCAAACAGCACCGTGGTGGTCGTGGAGTTGCGGGTATAAATGTCAAGGATGACGATTTTGTAGAAGATGTATTTGTAGCATCAACCCGTGATTATCTCCTTCTTTTCACAAATAAAGGTAGAGTTAACTGTAAAAAGGTTTATGAAATTCCACAGGGAAGCAAACAATCACGCGGTAAAGCGCTTGTCAATCTGTTTGAACTGGAAAATGATGAAGCAGTATCATCCATGATAACAGTAAAAGAGTTTTCAGATGACTGGAATCTATTGATGGCTACAAAATACGGAACTGTGAAAAAGACACCTTTATCAAGTTTCAAGACCCGTAAAAAATCCGGACTTATAGCTATCAATTTAAATGAGAATGATGAACTGGTAAACGTTATTTTAACCGATGGTCAAAATGACATAATTCTTGTTTCCAGTACAGGTAAAGCTATCCGTTTTGCAGAAACCAATGTACGACCCATGGGCAGAGCTGCACAGGGTGTACGGGGTATAAGGCTAAATCCAGATGATAGGATTATAAGTATGGATACTATATCTGATGATGAGAATGCAAAGCTTCTTACAATCACTCAAAACGGATATGGAAAACGTACCAAATTTGAAGAGTACCGGAGAATGAACAGAGGCGGACGTGGTGTTACCACCATACAAATGACACCCAGAAATGGTCCTGTGGTAAATGTCAAAACTGTTAGAGATGACGATGATATTGTTGTTACAAGCTATCAGGGTCTTGTCATACGTATACCTGTTAAAGATATCCGGGTACAGGGCAGGAATACACAGGGTGTTAAGATTATGAACATGAGAGAAAACGATAAAGTTATCGGGGTCGCAAGAATTAAAAAAGATGATGATAACTAA